The Clostridia bacterium DNA segment TTCCGTCTGTTCTTCGGTGATTACCTGTGGAATTTCAAAATTATATTCATATTTCTCATCAGCCACAACTGGCGTACTTACCATTACACCAATTAGCAGACATGCAATACCGGCAATCCAGCTTTTCTTCTTCATTGCGCTACCTCCTCCTGAATCGTGCTCTTCTTGTTCTTTTTCTTCTTATTTGCTCTTTTTTCCTTTATTTGATCAAAAATTGCATAAATTACAGGAATGAACACCAATGTAATCACGGTGGACACTACCAGACCGCCGATAATGGCAACACCAAGCGGAGCAAACATTTCACCACCTTGACCAAGCCCTAAAGCCAACGGTATCATCGCCAAGATTGTAGTTAATGTGGTCATAATGATCGGACGCAAACGTGCAGATGCGGCCTGAATTATGGCTTCTATAGATTTCATCCCACTATTTTTCAACCGATTAATATAGTCAATCAGCACAATAGCATTGTTCACTACAATTCCAACCAGCATGACCACTCCAATAAACGACACGACGTTTAGAGTCTGATTGGTAATTAGGAGTGACCAAACCACACCGATAATGGTAAACGGCAAGGTAAACATGATAATAAATGGGTAAAGAAGTGATTCAAACTGTGAGGCCAAAATCATGTATACCAAGGCAATGGCCAAGAGTACAACCAAAGACAAGTCAGAGAATGTTTCTGCCATCTGCTCTGCCGTGCCTCCAAATACAACCTCATATCCTTCCGGTAGTGCTACATTTTCATCAATCGAGGCTTGTATGTCCGTAATTACGCTATTCAAGTCACGGCCAAATATATCGCCGGATATGGTTACTTCTCTTACTTGGTTACTTCTTGTGATGGTATTCGGTGAATTCACATTTTCAATATTTGCTACTTGATTCAAAGGAACCACATAGCCCAGTGGACTCATGATACTAATACTACCAATTTCTTGTATAGAATCTCGTGCACTCTCATCTAATACAATTCGCACGTCAATCTCATCCGAACCCGTCGTGTAACGAGTCACTGTAGAGCCACCAATGGCCATCTGAGCAGTAGATGCAATCGTATATGCGCTGAGTCCATATGCCGAAGCCCTCTCTCGGTCTACCACAATACGCATCTCTGGACGCCTCTCATCTAGCGAGGAGCTAACTTCTCGAGTTCCTTCCACGCTGCCGACTAGGGCGCTAACTTTACTTGAAAGTTCTTGGAGAGTGTCAATATCGTCTCCCTTGATACTAATAGAGATTGCTGAGCCCATGGACATACCTCCGCCCATGGAGTCGGCTGCACTTACCGTGATATCAGCACCAGGAATTAGGACTGTATGCTGTCGGATGGCTTCTACTACTTCATCTGTGCTTCGTTGCCTATCATCTTTTAAATACAGATATATGGTACCTGCATTGGTAGTATCGCCAGAAAGAGATATCTGCATACCACCCGATCCAATGACTGTGGCAATCGACTCATTCTCATCTAATGAGCCTAGATAATCTTCCAATCCAGCTACGACCTTTGTTGTCTCAGCCAACTTGGTTCCAGTTGGCATGGTAACAGCGATACTAATCTGTCCCTCATCCGAAGCAGGGAAAAATTCTTGCCCTACGAACGGAAGTAAGAATAGGCTGGCAATAAAGATACCACTGAAAATAACCACAATACGTCTTTTATGCTTTAACGCATATGTCAATAATCTACCATGTGCCTTGTTTAATCGGTCAAACCCATTGTTAAATCGGGTCAGTATTCGCTTAACTAAACTATTCTTTGCCCGGTGATGTGCATCCACCCTAATCAAGCGAGAGGATAGCATGGGGGTTGCCGTAATGGCCACAAACAATGAGGCCAAGAGGGAAAAGGATACCGTCAACGCCAGTTCATTAAAAATTGTCGATGTCATCCCTTCCGTGAAGGCAATTGGGAAAAACACAGCCACCGTAGTCAGGGTGGAAGCGACAATGGCTGAAGTCACTTCACTAGCACCTATTTTAGCTGCATTCATGCGTTCTTCACCT contains these protein-coding regions:
- a CDS encoding efflux RND transporter permease subunit — translated: MKISHFSVERPVTIVMILIAVVVLGAVSLSGISLDLMPDMNLPIAIVTTSYSGASPQEVENIITKPLESSLATTSDMENITSYSSVGNSLLLLEFGWNTDMSDATLDMREKIDLIEGYLPEDATSPMVMQLDPNMMPIMQFAVTGNRDTEEIKSIIEDTMLSRLERIDGVASVNLTGGKTREITVVLDPARLNSYGLTMAQVKQAITSENISMSAGLMEKGSKDLIINVEGEFTEPGEIAQVVINTPTGASVRVADVAEVVDGFKEQAAISKMNGKESITLSVNKQSGSNTVAVAAAVKAEMEELKKELPDDFVIDIFYDSSEYIEVVIQAVATNMLLGALLAALVLFLFLRDIRSTLIVALSIPISVIATFVLMYFFNLTLNIMTLGGLALGIGMMVDNSIVVLENIFRHNQLGEERMNAAKIGASEVTSAIVASTLTTVAVFFPIAFTEGMTSTIFNELALTVSFSLLASLFVAITATPMLSSRLIRVDAHHRAKNSLVKRILTRFNNGFDRLNKAHGRLLTYALKHKRRIVVIFSGIFIASLFLLPFVGQEFFPASDEGQISIAVTMPTGTKLAETTKVVAGLEDYLGSLDENESIATVIGSGGMQISLSGDTTNAGTIYLYLKDDRQRSTDEVVEAIRQHTVLIPGADITVSAADSMGGGMSMGSAISISIKGDDIDTLQELSSKVSALVGSVEGTREVSSSLDERRPEMRIVVDRERASAYGLSAYTIASTAQMAIGGSTVTRYTTGSDEIDVRIVLDESARDSIQEIGSISIMSPLGYVVPLNQVANIENVNSPNTITRSNQVREVTISGDIFGRDLNSVITDIQASIDENVALPEGYEVVFGGTAEQMAETFSDLSLVVLLAIALVYMILASQFESLLYPFIIMFTLPFTIIGVVWSLLITNQTLNVVSFIGVVMLVGIVVNNAIVLIDYINRLKNSGMKSIEAIIQAASARLRPIIMTTLTTILAMIPLALGLGQGGEMFAPLGVAIIGGLVVSTVITLVFIPVIYAIFDQIKEKRANKKKKNKKSTIQEEVAQ